CATGCGCACCTGTCGGGACAGGAACGGCAGTTCTTCACCACGTACCTCGACACCGTAGGGAAGCGTCTCGATGCCTTTGAGTCGACTCAATCCAGCGCGTATTTGTACGACTTGGGCCAGCCGGCTCCATAGTCCGCAATTTGCACCGGCGCGATTGAGCGCCGACGCAAATTGCTCACGTGCAAAACGTTGAGGTTATGCCATGAGGATTTCTCGCGAACACACTCTGTTCTCGGAGAACCGCTTTGTTCACCGCAAGTCTCGCAGATACGCGGGTTACGGGAGATGTTCAAGTGTGTTCGTGAGAAATCCGTGATAGAAACGGATAAAGGGAGAGCGGCATTGGCGTCTACAGAGAAAGTCACGCGGGGCCACGGGTTGCTGGAAGGTTTCTTGGCCCGGCAACGGCGCGCCATGGCCGAGCGGCTCATACCCGAAGAATCGCGGTCCGGGCGCATCTTGGATATCGGTTGCGGCACGTTTCCGTTGTTCCTCGCTTCAACGCGCTTCGCCGAAAAACATGGCCTGGATCGCGTAGCGGGACCCGAAACGATTGCGCGTTTGAAGGAAGAAGGAATCTCGTTGACCCATCACGATGTCGAGGCGAGTGCGACGCTTCCGTATGAGGACAAGCATTTCGACGTGGTTACGATGCTGGCCGTGTTCGAGCACATCGAACCGCGCGCGTTGACCCTGCTGACGGCGGAAATCCACCGCATCCTCAAACCCGGCGGCGTCTACATCCTCACGACACCCAACGCGGGAACCGAATCGATCTTGAGTGTGCTGTCGTTCCTTGGGCTTGTCAGCAGCGAAGAAGTTGGCGAACACAAGGACTCGTACTCGCGTGAATCCGTACGGGCAAGGTTGCGAGAGGGAGGATTCGCCGC
This sequence is a window from Candidatus Hydrogenedentota bacterium. Protein-coding genes within it:
- a CDS encoding class I SAM-dependent methyltransferase, coding for MAERLIPEESRSGRILDIGCGTFPLFLASTRFAEKHGLDRVAGPETIARLKEEGISLTHHDVEASATLPYEDKHFDVVTMLAVFEHIEPRALTLLTAEIHRILKPGGVYILTTPNAGTESILSVLSFLGLVSSEEVGEHKDSYSRESVRARLREGGFAADAIQTGLFEFGLNIWARARK